A portion of the Punica granatum isolate Tunisia-2019 chromosome 7, ASM765513v2, whole genome shotgun sequence genome contains these proteins:
- the LOC116214761 gene encoding peptidyl-prolyl cis-trans isomerase FKBP42, translated as MEVAEEQRSQPLGQSDENEVATEASSIVRGEPPQDSVGPPKVDSEVEVLHEKVTKQIIKEGHGQKPSKYATCFVHYRGWTESAQHKFEDTWHEQQPVELVLGKEKKEMEGLAIGIYSMKSGERALLHVGWELCYGKEGNFSFPNVPPMADLLYEVELIGFDETKEGKARGDMTVEERIGAADRRKMDGNVLFKEEKLEEAMQQYEMAIAYMGDDFMFQLFGKYRDMALAVKNPCHLNMAACLIKLKRYEEAIGHCGLVLAEDENNVKALFRRGKARAELGQTDAAREDFLKARKHAPEDKAIARELRLLAEQDKALYQKQKEIYKGIFGPRPELKQQQRANWVVLVWQWLLLLFVRLFKLVRREKDD; from the exons ATGGAGGTTGCCGAGGAGCAGCGGAGTCAACCGCTAG GCCAGAGCGATGAAAATGAGGTAGCTACGGAAGCCAGCTCGATTGTGCGTGGAGAGCCTCCTCAGGATTCGGTTGGTCCTCCGAAAGTTGATTCTGAAGTGGAGGTCCTCCATGAGAAAGTCACTAAGCAGATTATCAAGGAAGGTCATGGGCAGAAACCGTCCAAATATGCAACATGCTTTG TGCATTATAGGGGATGGACAGAAAGCGCCCAGCACAAGTTTGAAGACACATGGCATGAACAGCAGCCAGTGGAGTTGGTCTTAGGAAAAG AGAAGAAAGAGATGGAAGGCTTGGCTATTGGCATATATAGCATGAAGTCAGGTGAACGTGCTCTATTACATGTGGGTTGGGAATTGTGTTATGGGAAAGAGGGAAACTTCTCTTTTCCGAATGTTCCACCCATGGCAGATTTGTTATATGAAGTTGAGCTTATTGGTTTTGATGAGACCAAAGAA GGGAAAGCTCGCGGTGACATGACAGTGGAGGAAAGAATTGGAGCTGCAGATAGAAGAAAGATGGATGGGAATGTTCTTTTCAAGGAGGAGAAACTTGAGGAAGCTATGCAACAGTATGAAATG GCTATAGCATACATGGGGGATGATTTTATGTTCCAGTTGTTTGGGAAGTACAGGGACATGGCATTAGCTGTTAAGAATCCTTGCCACCTCAACATGGCCGCTTGTCTCATAAAGCTCAAGCGTTACGAGGAAGCTATAGGGCATTGTGGTCTT GTCTTAGCAGAGGACGAGAACAATGTGAAGGCTTTGTTCAGGAGAGGAAAAGCTCGGGCCGAACTTGGGCAGACTGATGCCGCTCGAGAGGACTTTCTCAAGGCCCGGAAACATGCCCCTGAAGACAAGGCCATCGCGAGGGAGCTTCGGCTGCTCGCCGAACAAGACAAGGCTCTGTATCAGAAGCAGAAGGAGATCTACAAGGGGATTTTCGGGCCGAGGCCTGAACTGAAACAACAGCAGAGAGCTAACTGGGTAGTCCTTGTATGGCAGTGGCTTCTATTGCTGTTCGTCCGGCTTTTCAAGCTTGTCAGGCGCGAAAAAGATGACTAA
- the LOC116212945 gene encoding disease resistance protein RGA2-like, producing MAEPILRYIAERLVDKLASFVGDELSLVWEVKDELLKLQKTLAAISAVIADAEQRQSQEQSLRVWLEDLKGVLYDFENALDEFECQALRKQVIKQGNLRGKLSHFFSSSNPLAFRLKMGHRIKDINKRLDDITAVKNAFNLNQQPNPGGSSRTISRETHSHVHLPEVVGRDIDRDAIVECLMGPNMIK from the coding sequence ATGGCAGAACCAATACTCCGATACATTGCTGAAAGACTAGTGGACAAGTTAGCTTCCTTTGTTGGGGATGAACTTTCCTTGGTTTGGGAGGTGAAAGATGAGCTCCTTAAACTGCAAAAAACTCTTGCAGCCATCTCAGCAGTCATTGCGGATGCCGAGCAGCGACAATCCCAAGAACAAAGCCTCCGTGTTTGGCTAGAGGACCTCAAAGGCGTGTTATATGACTTTGAGAATGCTCTGGATGAATTCGAATGCCAAGCATTGCGGAAGCAGGTCATTAAGCAGGGAAACTTGCGTGGAAAGTTAAGCCACTTCTTTTCCAGCTCCAATCCGCTTGCGTTCCGTCTAAAGATGGGCCACAGGATAAAGGACATCAATAAGAGATTGGATGATATTACGGCTGTGAAGAACGCGTTTAATCTTAATCAGCAACCCAACCCTGGTGGCAGTTCTCGTACCATATCGAGGGAGACCCATTCCCACGTGCATTTGCCGGAAGTTGTGGGAAGAGACATCGATCGGGATGCGATTGTTGAGTGCTTAATGGGCCCAAACATgatcaaataa
- the LOC116213948 gene encoding G-type lectin S-receptor-like serine/threonine-protein kinase At1g34300, protein MKAWLRICDDSPKSNGHPSPLLFPLLLLVAHPITTLFNFTVSRNPSQLDASFPNQIWSSPNKTFFIGLLPAPSSSSSFVAAITYFDRSVLVLSTPSSVDRSCSLRLLPTGNLVLSHGDGSTVWSSNTSSKGVSSSFLDDSGKLILRNATGITLWAVLIREWTEV, encoded by the exons ATGAAAGCATGGCTACGAATCTGCGATGATTCCCCAAAGTCAAATGGGCATCCTTCCCCTTTGCTctttcctctccttcttcttgtTGCTCATCCAATAACAACTCTCTTCAATTTCACCGTTAGCAGAAATCCCTCTCAACTGGATGCTTCCTTCCCAAACCAAATATGGTCTTCCCCCAACAAAACCTTCTTCATCGGCTTACTCCCCgctccttcttcctcctcctccttcgtTGCCGCCATCACCTACTTCGATCGCTCCGTCCTCGTCTTGTCAACCCCCTCCTCCGTTGACCGCTCCTGCTCCCTCCGTCTCCTCCCCACCGGCAACCTCGTCCTTTCCCACGGCGACGGCTCCACCGTCTGGTCCTCCAACACTTCCTCTAAGGGTGTTTCTTCCTCCTTCCTTGACGACTCCGGCAAGCTCATCCTCCGAAATGCCACCGGCATCACTCTCTG GGCTGTTCTAATTCGGGAGTGGACTGAGGTTTAG
- the LOC116213947 gene encoding CBBY-like protein translates to MKAASSCSILQGLSHSISGPFNGSLSSPRVRPPFFCHGTSTPKRQGNLLVFLDSSSSALPFHATHPSKGSVSRPARLITAFSSLSTELEPEELAVLLEVEGVLVDAYRVGNRRAFNKAFQKLGLDCANWTEPIYLDLVRKSGGNEERMLILYFNRIGWPTSLPTSEKNAFVKSVLQEKKNALDELMMSKDIPLRPGVEEFIDNACNEGIPVVILTSYGRSGEKVARAVVEMLGHDRISKIKIVGTSEIEQSLYGQLVLGGRLPSGVDEELVKEVRKAASAEKQRIAEEVASMLKLSVELDTISSESLQNIVAALRAGAEFSEVPLYRCVLVAGSQSGVSGAQQIGMACVVLRSSSRAEFPSAKATVDGFGSPDLTISRLRRIL, encoded by the exons ATGAAAGCTGCTTCCTCTTGCTCGATCCTTCAGGGCCTCTCCCATTCCATTTCCGGCCCATTCAATGGCAGCCTGAGCTCCCCCAGAGTCAGACCACCCTTCTTCTGTCACGGAACTTCAACTCCCAAGCGGCAAGGGAACCTTCTCGTCTTCCTCGATTCATCTTCCTCTGCCCTCCCATTCCATGCCACTCACCCCTCCAAGGGTTCGGTCTCTCGGCCCGCTCGGCTGATTACCGCCTTCAGCTCGCTCTCGACCGAGCTGGAGCCCGAGGAGCTCGCAGTTCTTCTGGAAGTCGAAGG GGTTCTTGTGGATGCTTACCGGGTGGGTAATCGTCGAGCATTCAATAAAG CATTTCAAAAGCTCGGGCTCGACTGTGCTAATTGGACCGAACCCATCTATCTAGATCTCGTAAG GAAGAGCGGTGGCAATGAGGAAAGGATGCTGATTCTGTATTTTAATCGT ATTGGGTGGCCCACTTCATTGCCAACCAGTGAGAAAAATGCATTTGTCAAAAGTGTCTTGCAGGAGAAG AAAAATGCATTGGATGAACTCATGATGTCAAAAGACATACCTTTGCGACCTGGGGTGGAAGA ATTTATTGATAATGCCTGCAATGAAGGAATACCCGTGGTCATTCTGACTTCCTACGGTAGAAGCGGAGAGAAAGTTGCCAG AGCTGTCGTAGAAATGCTTGGCCACGATAGGATATCTAAAATTAAGATTGTTGGCACTTCTGAGATTGAGCAGAGTCTCTATGGTCAACTTGTACTTGGCGGCAGATTGCCATCAGGGGTGGATGAGGAACTGGTTAAGGAAGTGAGAAAAGCAG CTTCTGCAGAAAAACAAAGAATAGCGGAGGAGGTCGCATCCATGCTAAAATTGAGCGTTGAGCTTGATACGATCTCATCTGAAAg CTTACAGAATATTGTGGCTGCATTGCGTGCTGGGGCGGAATTTTCTGAGGTTCCATTGTATCGTTGTGTGCTTGTTGCTGGAAGTCAATCAGGTGTTTCAGGAGCTCAGCAGATTGGAATGGCTTGTGTCGTTCTTCGTAGCAG TTCTCGGGCAGAATTCCCATCAGCAAAGGCGACAGTGGATGGGTTCGGAAGTCCAGATCTCACCATCTCTAGACTCAGGCGCATATTGTGA